A genomic region of Papaver somniferum cultivar HN1 chromosome 7, ASM357369v1, whole genome shotgun sequence contains the following coding sequences:
- the LOC113295383 gene encoding probable rhamnogalacturonate lyase B isoform X1 produces MMSSMKTSCTCTLHYLLLLILINNYARDTSALSNLEDGVQLYVQDNHVVMDNGLVQVNISNPSGLVTEVQYNGIDDLLEILNEEQNRGYWALYWTQRGNEGSQFLIEGTSFKVIVQNETQVEISFTRTWNSSASSSSNPSNSNSTDGLPLNFDIRYVMLKGSSGFYTYGIYEHLSGWPDFNLNRTRVAFKLRKDKFQYMAISKTRQRRMPLPEDREPPRGEVLQFKEATLLVDPVEPELKGQVDDKYMYAKNNEDIKVHGWVSSDPPVGFWHITASDEYRGGGPLKQDLTSHVGPISLTVFFSSHYMGQDKIPMFGNGEPWKKVYGPVFLYLNSAPPGTNESALWDDANEQLQQEAHKWPYSFIASTDYPKSDQRGTVNGRILVRDRFVSKEDIPAVDAYVGLALPGEVGSWKTEYKGYQFWTRSGPHGSFTIKNVHSGDYNLYAWVPGFIGDYKYDNLITVQAGMYIYITIPLLLITSVLRLFTDIHPFVIKTGDSIELDDDLVYEPPRNGTTLWEIGIPDRTAAEFFIPDVDPKYVNPLYLTQDSFRQYGLWEQYSVLYPKTDLVYTVNSSTYQKDWFYAQVTRKLGDDKYNSTTWQINFNLDSVDQGTIYKLRVAIASTTGAELQIRLNDLNTEIPHFTTGGMYKDNAIARYGIHGLYLLFNVDVKSDWLKDGENTIFLSQVRGEGPFKGIMYDYIRLEAPADDERTNAEARLYRDPTNHPSVNLINSPM; encoded by the exons ATGATGTCATCAATGAAAACTTCTTGTACATGCACGTTACATTACTTGTTATTGTTGATTCTAATCAACAATTACGCACGGGACACATCCGCTTTGAGCAATCTGGAAGATGGTGTACAATTGTATGTGCAAGATAACCAT GTGGTGATGGATAATGGGTTAGTTCAAGTGAATATATCCAATCCTTCTGGATTAGTCACTGAAGTTCAGTACAATGGTATCGATGACTTGCTAGAAATACTCAATGAAGAACAGAATAGAGG GTACTGGGCTCTGTATTGGACCCAAAGGGGAAACGAAGGATCACAATTTCT GATTGAAGGAACTAGTTTTAAGGTAATAGTTCAAAATGAAACTCAAGTTGAAATTTCATTCACAAGAACATGGAATTCCTCGGCTTCATCGTCCTCAAATCCATCAAACTCAAACAGTACAGATGGTCTTCCCCTCAACTTTGATATAAG ATATGTAATGTTAAAAGGTTCGTCAGGATTCTATACATATGGCATCTATGAGCACCTAAGTGGATGGCCAGATTTCAATCTCAACAGAACTAGGGTCGCCTTCAAGCTTCGGAAAGACAA GTTTCAATATATGGCTATAAGTAAGACACGGCAAAGACGAATGCCACTGCCAGAGGATCGTGAACCACCAAGAGGCGAAGTACTACAATTCAAAGAAGCAACTCTCCTTGTAGACCCTGTTGAGCCAGAACTAAAAGGCCAG GTGGATGACAAGTACATGTATGCAAAAAATAATGAAGACATAAAGGTTCACGGGTGGGTTAGCTCTGACCCTCCAGTAGGTTTCTGGCATATCACAGCGAGCGATGAATATCGAGGTGGTGGTCCTCTAAAGCAGGACCTCACCTCACATGTTGGTCCTATATCTCTCACA GTGTTTTTCAGTTCCCACTATATGGGCCAGGATAAGATACCCATGTTTGGAAATGGAGAACCTTGGAAAAAAGTGTATGGTCCGGTATTCCTATATCTTAATTCAGCTCCACCCGGTACAAATGAAAGCGCATTGTGGGACGACGCCAATGAACAG ctgCAACAAGAAGCCCATAAATGGCCGTATAGTTTCATAGCTTCCACCGACTATCCTAAATCTGATCAAAGAGGCACAGTCAATGGAAGAATACTTGTCCGTGACAg GTTTGTAAGCAAGGAAGATATACCTGCAGTAGATGCTTACGTTGGGTTAGCTTTACCAGGAGAAGTTGGGTCCTGGAAGACGGAGTACAAG GGGTACCAATTTTGGACTAGATCTGGCCCTCATGGTTCATTCACAATTAAGAATGTACATTCTGGAGATTACAATCTCTATGCTTGGGTTCCTGGTTTCATTGGAGATTACAAGTATGACAATCTCATTACAGTTCAAGcaggtatgtatatatatataacaattcCTCTTCTTTTAATTACTTCAGTTTTGCGCTTGTTTACTGATATTCATCCATTCGTTATTAAAACAGGAGATTCCATTGAATTGGATGATGACCTTGTTTATGAGCCTCCAAGAAATGGAACTACGTTGTGGGAGATAGGTATTCCAGACAGAACCGCAGCCGAGTTTTTCATCCCAGATGTTGACCCTAAATACGTTAATCCACTATACTTGACGCAAGACAG TTTTAGACAATATGGATTGTGGGAGCAATACAGTGTTTTATATCCGAAAACAGACCTTGTTTACACAGTAAACAGCAGCACTTACCAGAAAGATTGGTTCTACGCGCAGGTTACTCG GAAGTTGGGAGACGATAAGTACAACTCAACAACATGGCAGATAAATTTCAACCTAGATAGTGTTGATCAGGGCACGATTTATAAGTTGCGAGTGGCAATTGCATCCACAACTGGAGCAGAAttgcaa aTTCGACTAAACGATTTGAATACAGAAATTCCTCATTTCACAACTGGAGGAATGTACAAGGATAATGCCATTGCGAGATATGGTATTCATGGACTGTATCTGTTGTTTAATGTTGATGTAAAGAGTGATTGGCTCAAAGATGGCGAAAACACCATTTTTCTTTCACAAGTTAGAGGTGAAGGTCCGTTTAAAGGTATAATGTATGACTATATACGTCTCGAAGCACCAGCAGACGATGAAAGAACGAATGCGGAAGCAAGGCTATATAGGGATCCCACTAATCATCCAAGTGTTAACCTAATTAATTCTCCCATGTAG
- the LOC113295383 gene encoding probable rhamnogalacturonate lyase B isoform X2, translating to MMSSMKTSCTCTLHYLLLLILINNYARDTSALSNLEDGVQLYVQDNHVVMDNGLVQVNISNPSGLVTEVQYNGIDDLLEILNEEQNRGYWALYWTQRGNEGSQFLIEGTSFKVIVQNETQVEISFTRTWNSSASSSSNPSNSNSTDGLPLNFDIRYVMLKGSSGFYTYGIYEHLSGWPDFNLNRTRVAFKLRKDKFQYMAISKTRQRRMPLPEDREPPRGEVLQFKEATLLVDPVEPELKGQVDDKYMYAKNNEDIKVHGWVSSDPPVGFWHITASDEYRGGGPLKQDLTSHVGPISLTVFFSSHYMGQDKIPMFGNGEPWKKVYGPVFLYLNSAPPGTNESALWDDANEQLQQEAHKWPYSFIASTDYPKSDQRGTVNGRILVRDRFVSKEDIPAVDAYVGLALPGEVGSWKTEYKGYQFWTRSGPHGSFTIKNVHSGDYNLYAWVPGFIGDYKYDNLITVQAGDSIELDDDLVYEPPRNGTTLWEIGIPDRTAAEFFIPDVDPKYVNPLYLTQDSFRQYGLWEQYSVLYPKTDLVYTVNSSTYQKDWFYAQVTRKLGDDKYNSTTWQINFNLDSVDQGTIYKLRVAIASTTGAELQIRLNDLNTEIPHFTTGGMYKDNAIARYGIHGLYLLFNVDVKSDWLKDGENTIFLSQVRGEGPFKGIMYDYIRLEAPADDERTNAEARLYRDPTNHPSVNLINSPM from the exons ATGATGTCATCAATGAAAACTTCTTGTACATGCACGTTACATTACTTGTTATTGTTGATTCTAATCAACAATTACGCACGGGACACATCCGCTTTGAGCAATCTGGAAGATGGTGTACAATTGTATGTGCAAGATAACCAT GTGGTGATGGATAATGGGTTAGTTCAAGTGAATATATCCAATCCTTCTGGATTAGTCACTGAAGTTCAGTACAATGGTATCGATGACTTGCTAGAAATACTCAATGAAGAACAGAATAGAGG GTACTGGGCTCTGTATTGGACCCAAAGGGGAAACGAAGGATCACAATTTCT GATTGAAGGAACTAGTTTTAAGGTAATAGTTCAAAATGAAACTCAAGTTGAAATTTCATTCACAAGAACATGGAATTCCTCGGCTTCATCGTCCTCAAATCCATCAAACTCAAACAGTACAGATGGTCTTCCCCTCAACTTTGATATAAG ATATGTAATGTTAAAAGGTTCGTCAGGATTCTATACATATGGCATCTATGAGCACCTAAGTGGATGGCCAGATTTCAATCTCAACAGAACTAGGGTCGCCTTCAAGCTTCGGAAAGACAA GTTTCAATATATGGCTATAAGTAAGACACGGCAAAGACGAATGCCACTGCCAGAGGATCGTGAACCACCAAGAGGCGAAGTACTACAATTCAAAGAAGCAACTCTCCTTGTAGACCCTGTTGAGCCAGAACTAAAAGGCCAG GTGGATGACAAGTACATGTATGCAAAAAATAATGAAGACATAAAGGTTCACGGGTGGGTTAGCTCTGACCCTCCAGTAGGTTTCTGGCATATCACAGCGAGCGATGAATATCGAGGTGGTGGTCCTCTAAAGCAGGACCTCACCTCACATGTTGGTCCTATATCTCTCACA GTGTTTTTCAGTTCCCACTATATGGGCCAGGATAAGATACCCATGTTTGGAAATGGAGAACCTTGGAAAAAAGTGTATGGTCCGGTATTCCTATATCTTAATTCAGCTCCACCCGGTACAAATGAAAGCGCATTGTGGGACGACGCCAATGAACAG ctgCAACAAGAAGCCCATAAATGGCCGTATAGTTTCATAGCTTCCACCGACTATCCTAAATCTGATCAAAGAGGCACAGTCAATGGAAGAATACTTGTCCGTGACAg GTTTGTAAGCAAGGAAGATATACCTGCAGTAGATGCTTACGTTGGGTTAGCTTTACCAGGAGAAGTTGGGTCCTGGAAGACGGAGTACAAG GGGTACCAATTTTGGACTAGATCTGGCCCTCATGGTTCATTCACAATTAAGAATGTACATTCTGGAGATTACAATCTCTATGCTTGGGTTCCTGGTTTCATTGGAGATTACAAGTATGACAATCTCATTACAGTTCAAGcag GAGATTCCATTGAATTGGATGATGACCTTGTTTATGAGCCTCCAAGAAATGGAACTACGTTGTGGGAGATAGGTATTCCAGACAGAACCGCAGCCGAGTTTTTCATCCCAGATGTTGACCCTAAATACGTTAATCCACTATACTTGACGCAAGACAG TTTTAGACAATATGGATTGTGGGAGCAATACAGTGTTTTATATCCGAAAACAGACCTTGTTTACACAGTAAACAGCAGCACTTACCAGAAAGATTGGTTCTACGCGCAGGTTACTCG GAAGTTGGGAGACGATAAGTACAACTCAACAACATGGCAGATAAATTTCAACCTAGATAGTGTTGATCAGGGCACGATTTATAAGTTGCGAGTGGCAATTGCATCCACAACTGGAGCAGAAttgcaa aTTCGACTAAACGATTTGAATACAGAAATTCCTCATTTCACAACTGGAGGAATGTACAAGGATAATGCCATTGCGAGATATGGTATTCATGGACTGTATCTGTTGTTTAATGTTGATGTAAAGAGTGATTGGCTCAAAGATGGCGAAAACACCATTTTTCTTTCACAAGTTAGAGGTGAAGGTCCGTTTAAAGGTATAATGTATGACTATATACGTCTCGAAGCACCAGCAGACGATGAAAGAACGAATGCGGAAGCAAGGCTATATAGGGATCCCACTAATCATCCAAGTGTTAACCTAATTAATTCTCCCATGTAG